In Aphelocoma coerulescens isolate FSJ_1873_10779 chromosome 13, UR_Acoe_1.0, whole genome shotgun sequence, the following are encoded in one genomic region:
- the LOC138118212 gene encoding neuropeptide Y receptor type 6-like, translated as MDKAFQHPSEILANQTISNISLSQFLDFDTCQLSFLAEFLLITAYTLVTLVGLVGNLCLIVIIKRRKEAQNVTNILIANLSLSDVLICIMCIPVTVAYTLMDHWIFGEAMCKIGSFIQSLSVTVSIFSLVLIAIERYQLIVNPCGWKPNISHAYWGILFIWGLSLIISTPFLVFHQITDEPFKHLSFYSDFYKNKVACIEAWPSHTERLIFTTSLLVFQYCFPLGFIFICYLRIFVCLRRRRGKIDRMRENENRLSENKRINMMLVSIVVTFAACWLPLNTFNVVFDWNYEALMSCNHNLAFTICHLVAMISTCINPIFYGFLNRNFQKDLVVLVHHCRCSASQEEYENIALSNLQTDASKGSLKLNNPHVDI; from the coding sequence ATGGATAAAGCTTTTCAGCACCCCAGTGAGATCCTGGCTAATCAAACTATTTCTAACATTAGCCTTTCTCAGTTCTTGGACTTTGATACATGCCAACTTTCCTTCCTTGCAGAATTCTTGCTTATTACAGCTTACACATTGGTTACATTAGTGGGGCTCGTTGGAAATCTTTGCTTAATTGTTATAATAAAGAGACGGAAAGAAGCTCAAAATGTTACCAACATTTTGATCGCCAACCTCTCTTTATCAGATGTCTTGATCTGTATCATGTGCATTCCTGTCACAGTTGCATATACCTTAATGGACCACTGGATATTTGGGGAAGCAATGTGTAAAATAGGCTCTTTCATACAAAGTCTATCTGTCACAGTCTCCATTTTCTCACTTGTACTCATTGCTATTGAGAGATATCAGTTAATTGTGAACCCATGTGGCTGGAAGCCTAATATTTCACATGCTTATTGGGGAATTCTTTTCATCTGGGGACTTTCCCTTATCATATCCACTCCATTTTTAGTGTTCCACCAAATAACAGATGAACCCTTCAAACATCTGTCTTTCTATAGTGATTTCTACAAGAACAAGGTTGCTTGCATCGAAGCATGGCCATCTCATACAGAGAGACTGATTTTCACCACTAGCCTGCTGGTTTTCCAGTACTGCTTCCCactggggtttatttttatcTGCTATCTCAGGATATTTGTGTGTCTTCGAAGGAGACGTGGTAAAATAGACAGGATGAGAGAGAATGAGAACAGGCTGAGTGAAAACAAAAGGATTAATATGATGCTGGTATCAATTGTTGTGACCTTTGCAGCTTGCTGGTTGCCTCTCAATACATTCAATGTGGTTTTTGACTGGAACTATGAGGCACTGATGAGCTGTAATCATAACCTGGCATTTACAATCTGCCACCTTGTGGCCATGATCTCAACATGTATCAATCCCATCTTCTATGGGTTTCTGAACAGGAACTTTCAGAAGGATTTGGTAGTGTTAGTTCACCACTGCAGATGCTCAGCATCACAAGAGGAATATGAAAATATTGCTCTTTCAAACCTGCAAACAGATGCATCTAAGGGATCTCTGAAGTTAAATAATCCCCATGTGGATATATAA
- the HNRNPA0 gene encoding heterogeneous nuclear ribonucleoprotein A0, with protein sequence MENSQLCKLFIGGLNVQTTEAGLREHFAAYGTLTDCVVVLNPQTKRSRCFGFVTYSAVEEADAAMAASPHAVDGNAVELKRAVSREDSAKPGAHAKVKKLFVGGLKGDVGEGDLVQHFSQFGPVEKAEIIADKQSGKKRGFGFVYFQNHDAADKAAVVKFHPIQGHRVEVKKAVPKEDIQAGGGGGGSSRPSRGGRGGGRGRGGGGSGNRDHNGLSKGGGGYNSYGGYGGGGGGGYGSYGSGSYGGGGGGGGGDYGNGYGGFGSYSQHQSSYGPMKSGGGGGGGGGNWGGRSNSGPYRGGYGGGGYGGGSF encoded by the coding sequence ATGGAGAACTCGCAGTTGTGCAAGCTGTTCATCGGCGGGCTGAACGTGCAGACCACGGAGGCCGGGCTGCGGGAGCACTTCGCGGCCTACGGCACCCTCACCGACTGCGTGGTTGTGCTCAACCCGCAGACCAAGCGCTCCCGATGCTTCGGCTTCGTCACCTACTCGGCGGTGGAGGAGGCGGACGCCGCCATGGCCGCGTCCCCCCACGCGGTGGACGGGAACGCGGTGGAGCTGAAGCGGGCCGTGTCCCGGGAGGACTCGGCCAAGCCCGGCGCTCACGCGAAGGTGAAGAAGCTCTTCGTGGGCGGCCTCAAAGGGGACGTGGGCGAAGGGGACCTGGTGCAGCACTTCAGCCAGTTCGGCCCCGTGGAGAAGGCCGAGATCATCGCCGACAAACAGAGCGGGAAAAAGCGCGGCTTCGGTTTCGTCTACTTCCAGAACCACGACGCTGCCGATAAGGCGGCCGTGGTCAAGTTCCACCCGATCCAGGGCCACCGTGTGGAGGTCAAGAAGGCCGTGCCCAAGGAGGACATCCAGGCGggcgggggaggcggcggcTCTTCCAGGCCCTCCcggggaggcagaggaggaggaaggggtcggggcggcggcggctccggcaaCCGGGATCACAACGGGCTTTCCAAAGGAGGCGGCGGCTACAACAGCTACGGCGGCTACGGCgggggaggaggcggcgggTACGGCTCCTATGGCAGCGGTTCCtacggaggcggcggcggagggggAGGCGGCGACTACGGCAACGGGTACGGCGGGTTCGGCAGCTACAGCCAGCACCAGTCCTCCTACGGCCCCATGAAGAGCGgcggaggaggtggaggagggggCGGCAACTGGGGGGGCCGCAGTAACAGTGGACCGTACAGAGGAGGCTATGGTGGGGGAGGCTACGGGGGCGGCTCTTTCTGA